One window of Acidimicrobiales bacterium genomic DNA carries:
- a CDS encoding maleylpyruvate isomerase family mycothiol-dependent enzyme: MNFTLQDYIAAHEQLFAFYNDLTGRLTDDEMAVQSLCPDWNVRDVIAHAIGIEAVLTGWAPSAETGPPFERMGELSAAAESMSRSEFAIRVQEITSSRMADLDRLAPSVVDTPSLTPVGVATYGRFLQVRVFDLWIHARDIAIPLGESLDDGGVAAEMSLEEVDTAIGYIVGKNIGLPEGKSIVFDIVGPVDRTIAVAVDGRATRVDSVDDPDAVVTTDVGTFVMLAAGRIDPQTQIDTGKVTLSGDQEWATRAAENLAYTR; this comes from the coding sequence ATGAACTTCACCCTCCAGGACTACATTGCCGCGCACGAGCAGCTGTTCGCGTTCTACAACGACCTCACCGGCCGCCTCACCGACGACGAGATGGCCGTGCAGTCGTTGTGCCCCGATTGGAATGTCCGTGACGTCATCGCTCACGCCATCGGCATCGAGGCCGTGCTGACCGGCTGGGCACCGTCGGCGGAGACCGGGCCACCGTTCGAGCGGATGGGTGAGCTGAGTGCGGCGGCCGAGTCGATGAGCCGAAGTGAGTTCGCCATTCGGGTGCAGGAGATCACCTCGAGTCGAATGGCCGACCTCGACCGTCTCGCGCCGAGCGTGGTCGACACGCCGTCGCTGACCCCGGTGGGGGTCGCCACGTACGGCCGCTTTCTCCAGGTGCGCGTGTTCGATCTGTGGATTCACGCGCGGGACATCGCCATCCCGTTGGGCGAATCGCTCGACGATGGTGGCGTGGCCGCCGAGATGTCACTCGAAGAGGTCGACACCGCCATCGGCTACATCGTGGGCAAGAACATCGGCCTGCCCGAGGGCAAGTCGATCGTCTTCGACATCGTCGGGCCGGTCGACCGGACGATCGCGGTCGCCGTCGACGGCCGCGCCACACGAGTGGATTCGGTCGACGACCCCGACGCCGTGGTCACCACCGATGTCGGCACCTTCGTGATGCTCGCCGCCGGCCGTATCGATCCCCAGACCCAGATCGACACCGGCAAGGTCACCCTGTCCGGCGACCAGGAATGGGCCACCCGAGCCGCCGAGAACCTCGCCTACACCCGCTGA